In the Ensifer adhaerens genome, one interval contains:
- a CDS encoding MFS transporter, protein MNVATLDQNPNTELGKATLLAMAAASGIAVANIYYSQPMLGFIEAEFPGQSATDLISTSTQLGYALGLFLLLPLGDLVHRRRLIIGQFVILAVALSFAAVSQSAWMLVAGSFLVGASSTVAQQIVPFAASLAPAEKRGATIGTVTAGVLSGILFGRALSGLVGEYSGWREMFWIAVPMALTAALMMFLTLPDHAPVSRMAYRDAIKSLAHLWKGKPSLRTAAVVQASLFASFTAFWTVLSLYLEGPDFGLGADVAGLFGIIGAVGLFAAPIAGKAADKRGPHFVVWVGAMLTLLSWVIFGIGASIVALAIGVIVLIFGIQSALVSNQHIIYALEPEARSRLNTIFMTGMFLGGAAGSALALAAWTYGSWNAVTVVGGVLPVAALAIKAIRAS, encoded by the coding sequence ATGAACGTCGCGACGCTAGATCAAAATCCGAACACGGAGCTGGGTAAGGCGACCTTGCTGGCGATGGCGGCGGCCAGCGGGATCGCCGTTGCCAACATCTACTACAGCCAGCCTATGTTAGGCTTCATCGAAGCCGAGTTTCCGGGCCAGTCCGCCACTGACCTAATTTCAACATCCACACAGCTCGGGTACGCACTAGGACTATTTCTATTGCTGCCGCTCGGAGATTTGGTTCATCGACGCAGGCTGATCATCGGGCAGTTCGTGATTTTAGCCGTTGCACTCTCGTTCGCTGCCGTTTCACAGTCCGCATGGATGCTGGTCGCAGGATCATTTCTTGTCGGTGCAAGTTCTACCGTAGCTCAGCAAATCGTTCCGTTCGCTGCTTCGCTTGCGCCAGCCGAAAAGCGGGGTGCCACCATTGGCACGGTGACCGCGGGTGTACTGTCAGGGATACTCTTCGGGCGCGCGCTTTCTGGGCTTGTTGGTGAATACTCGGGATGGCGCGAAATGTTCTGGATCGCCGTTCCGATGGCCCTTACCGCAGCTTTAATGATGTTTCTCACACTTCCAGACCACGCGCCGGTTTCACGTATGGCTTACCGCGACGCAATCAAATCCCTGGCGCATCTCTGGAAAGGCAAGCCATCGCTTCGAACCGCTGCTGTTGTACAGGCATCATTGTTCGCGTCCTTCACAGCATTTTGGACCGTTCTCAGCCTTTATCTCGAGGGACCAGATTTTGGGCTCGGTGCAGATGTGGCGGGCCTATTCGGAATCATTGGTGCGGTCGGTTTGTTCGCCGCTCCGATCGCAGGCAAGGCTGCTGATAAGCGAGGGCCTCATTTCGTCGTGTGGGTTGGAGCAATGCTCACTCTGCTTTCGTGGGTGATCTTTGGGATCGGAGCGTCGATTGTTGCTCTCGCGATTGGAGTGATCGTCCTGATCTTTGGAATCCAGAGTGCTTTGGTGTCGAATCAACATATAATCTATGCACTTGAGCCAGAGGCTCGTAGCCGATTAAACACGATCTTTATGACCGGAATGTTCTTAGGGGGAGCTGCGGGTTCGGCACTAGCCTTGGCTGCCTGGACGTACGGGTCTTGGAACGCAGTAACTGTGGTGGGAGGAGTCCTACCAGTAGCGGCGCTAGCCATCAAAGCCATTAGAGCGTCTTAA
- a CDS encoding alkene reductase: MSDKLFSPITLADLQLPHRIVMAPLTRSRASQPGNVPNAMNATYYKQRSSAALIISEATQISQQGQGYAWTPGIHTSEQIAGWKSIADAVHESGGRIFLQLWHVGRVSHPMFQPDGGLPVAPSALPVPGKTFIVDSSGAGTWGDIPVPQALGEEGIASIVRDYATAARNSMIAGMDGVEIHAGNGYLLDQFINSNSNHRSDRYGGSSEKRARLLLEVTDAVCEAVGPAKVGVRLTPMGRFMGMGDDNPKATFGYIAEALNERGLAYLHLVEPSVVGNTVEQHHDPEWDEIMFLLRQKFHGRVIVAGNYTLETAHAALNDGRADLVAFGRPFIANPDLPLRLSKKAPLNEPDGSTFFGGGAKGYIDYPALPEEAI; encoded by the coding sequence GTGTCGGACAAACTGTTTTCGCCCATCACGCTGGCGGACCTCCAGCTTCCCCACAGAATTGTAATGGCACCCCTTACTCGTTCGCGCGCCTCGCAGCCCGGGAATGTGCCGAACGCAATGAACGCCACCTACTACAAACAACGCTCTAGTGCTGCACTTATTATTTCCGAAGCAACTCAAATTTCCCAGCAGGGACAGGGCTACGCCTGGACTCCGGGCATTCATACGAGTGAGCAGATTGCCGGGTGGAAATCGATAGCCGATGCAGTTCACGAAAGCGGCGGACGAATCTTTCTCCAGCTATGGCATGTTGGCCGGGTGTCACATCCTATGTTCCAGCCCGATGGAGGCCTGCCCGTGGCACCAAGTGCCCTCCCCGTGCCAGGTAAAACGTTCATTGTGGATTCGAGCGGTGCCGGCACTTGGGGAGATATACCGGTTCCTCAAGCGCTAGGTGAGGAAGGTATTGCATCTATCGTCAGGGACTATGCAACGGCCGCGAGGAATTCAATGATCGCCGGGATGGACGGCGTAGAGATCCACGCAGGAAATGGATATCTCCTAGACCAGTTCATAAACAGCAACAGTAACCACCGTTCTGATCGATACGGGGGATCGTCAGAGAAGCGTGCCCGTTTGCTTCTTGAAGTGACGGACGCCGTCTGCGAAGCCGTGGGGCCAGCTAAGGTCGGTGTCCGTTTAACCCCAATGGGCCGGTTCATGGGGATGGGCGACGACAATCCAAAAGCGACTTTCGGATACATCGCAGAGGCTTTGAACGAACGCGGCTTGGCCTACTTGCACCTCGTGGAACCCAGCGTCGTGGGCAACACCGTCGAACAGCACCACGACCCTGAATGGGATGAGATAATGTTTCTCTTGAGGCAAAAATTCCATGGCAGAGTCATCGTGGCCGGGAACTATACATTAGAGACGGCGCACGCCGCTCTTAACGACGGGCGGGCAGATCTAGTTGCTTTCGGGCGTCCATTCATAGCCAACCCTGACCTGCCTTTGAGGCTATCGAAGAAAGCACCACTTAACGAACCTGATGGATCCACATTCTTTGGGGGCGGCGCGAAGGGCTACATTGATTATCCTGCGCTGCCAGAAGAAGCCATCTAG
- a CDS encoding LysR family transcriptional regulator yields MDMFAAVKAFVAVVNEGAFSRAAKQLGLATSSVTRQVDSLEAHLRTILINRSTRRLTLTDAGTDYYDSALQIMQDLEEANASAALVGNRVHGSLRVNAPVAFGQLYIAPQLPKFLERYPNVEIDLTLTDQIVNLIDDRVDVAVRLGQVEMQSLITRRLGSNQRVACATKEYLSKRGLPLIPDELTSHNCLTFNYGKAHRFWTFTSQDEARRVRVQGNLRVNNSIVLRHSVLKGVGVGLLPVWLIADDLRTGALTQILSQWEVVPNSPGDINAVYLPNRRGSPKVRAFIDFLAEVLNSALPVAPAPR; encoded by the coding sequence ATGGATATGTTCGCCGCGGTAAAAGCGTTTGTCGCTGTCGTGAACGAGGGCGCTTTCAGCCGGGCTGCGAAGCAGCTAGGACTGGCGACGTCGTCAGTCACACGCCAGGTCGACAGCCTCGAGGCACATCTCAGAACGATTCTGATCAATCGCTCCACACGGCGTCTAACGCTGACCGATGCAGGCACGGATTACTACGACAGCGCGCTCCAGATCATGCAGGACTTAGAAGAGGCCAACGCCAGCGCGGCTCTCGTCGGCAATCGAGTGCACGGCAGTTTGCGTGTGAATGCCCCCGTGGCCTTCGGACAGTTGTATATCGCGCCACAGCTCCCAAAGTTCCTTGAACGCTACCCAAATGTGGAAATCGATCTCACGCTAACCGACCAAATCGTCAACCTCATCGATGACCGCGTTGATGTTGCTGTACGGCTGGGTCAGGTAGAGATGCAGAGCCTGATCACTCGCCGCCTTGGATCAAATCAGCGGGTAGCATGTGCAACTAAGGAATATCTCAGCAAGCGTGGGCTGCCGCTAATTCCAGACGAGCTCACTTCGCATAATTGCCTGACATTCAACTACGGCAAGGCGCACAGGTTCTGGACGTTCACGTCACAGGACGAGGCTCGTCGAGTACGGGTGCAGGGCAATCTGCGCGTCAACAATTCGATTGTCCTGCGACACTCGGTTTTGAAAGGTGTCGGCGTCGGATTGCTTCCGGTCTGGCTCATAGCAGACGACTTGCGGACCGGAGCGCTCACGCAGATTTTGAGCCAATGGGAGGTTGTACCAAACTCTCCCGGGGATATAAACGCTGTATACCTTCCTAACCGTAGAGGTTCGCCGAAAGTTCGTGCCTTTATCGATTTCCTCGCGGAAGTTCTTAATTCCGCATTACCTGTTGCTCCGGCGCCGAGGTGA
- a CDS encoding LysR family transcriptional regulator: MEWSDIRVFLAVAREGTLGAAGRSLRLSHPTISRRLRALENATGQMLFQRTSDGYVLTDEGAAVLTMAEQMEESALSIERRLSGDVRKLEGTLRISSPDWFGAWVLPPVIAAFARANDHVEVELLTGTRLFNLAQREADVAFRITQFEEPDVVQRRLLVMPYGVYMAKNKEPPEVGGGLGCSLVTMDTSLGAFPDIEWLRQKLPAARVALRSNNRNVQAQMSRIGIGISVLPRPVGDQQAELMRVDLGEDPPTRDIWMGFHRDTRRSARQRAFVDLAIAMLSQRRS; this comes from the coding sequence ATGGAGTGGAGCGACATCCGAGTTTTTCTGGCCGTGGCGCGAGAAGGTACTCTCGGAGCTGCGGGGCGTTCGTTGCGCCTAAGCCATCCCACCATAAGTCGAAGACTCCGCGCGCTGGAGAACGCGACAGGGCAGATGCTCTTCCAGCGAACCAGTGATGGTTATGTTCTGACCGACGAAGGAGCTGCGGTGCTTACAATGGCGGAGCAGATGGAGGAGAGCGCCCTGTCGATCGAGCGCCGTCTATCAGGTGACGTGAGGAAGCTCGAAGGGACGCTACGCATCTCCTCGCCGGACTGGTTCGGGGCGTGGGTGCTTCCTCCAGTTATAGCAGCGTTCGCACGTGCCAATGACCACGTGGAGGTCGAGCTGTTAACTGGAACACGCCTTTTTAACCTCGCCCAGCGAGAAGCGGATGTGGCATTTAGGATCACACAATTTGAGGAGCCCGACGTTGTACAAAGGCGTCTACTCGTGATGCCTTACGGCGTTTACATGGCGAAGAACAAAGAACCTCCCGAAGTGGGAGGAGGGTTAGGTTGTTCGCTGGTCACGATGGACACTTCGCTAGGCGCTTTCCCCGATATCGAATGGTTGCGTCAGAAGCTTCCGGCAGCCCGAGTAGCTTTGCGATCAAACAACAGAAACGTTCAGGCCCAAATGAGTCGTATTGGCATTGGCATATCCGTGCTTCCTCGGCCCGTGGGTGACCAGCAGGCCGAGCTAATGAGGGTCGATCTTGGTGAGGACCCTCCAACCCGAGACATTTGGATGGGTTTCCATCGCGATACGCGCCGATCTGCACGCCAACGGGCCTTCGTCGACCTGGCCATCGCCATGTTGTCCCAGCGGCGTTCCTGA
- a CDS encoding TetR/AcrR family transcriptional regulator encodes MSDTSTAPKTGRAVDLKAERHRSPKGEEVEKTKRLPPAQREEFIVREAVRFFAEFGFEGQTRELAKRLQITQPLLYRYFPTKDALIERVYDEVFLRRWNPFWEEEIARAGRPLIDRLTSFYQDYSKVILTYEWVRLFTFAGLKGLDFNTRYLNLLNSRIFRLVIAELRSEFGRPGIDVLDVTEMEVEAIWSLHASIFYLGVRKHIYHMPVHDIPAIVSMQVSIFLNGVDAIIGKEN; translated from the coding sequence ATGAGCGATACATCAACAGCACCCAAGACGGGCAGGGCCGTAGACCTTAAGGCGGAGCGGCACCGGTCACCAAAGGGCGAGGAAGTGGAAAAAACCAAACGTCTTCCGCCCGCGCAACGCGAAGAGTTCATCGTTCGAGAAGCGGTTCGCTTTTTTGCGGAATTCGGTTTTGAAGGTCAGACGCGCGAGCTTGCTAAACGCCTTCAAATCACCCAGCCCCTTCTCTACCGGTACTTCCCCACCAAAGATGCGCTCATTGAACGCGTTTACGACGAGGTGTTTCTGCGACGTTGGAATCCGTTCTGGGAAGAAGAAATCGCCCGCGCCGGGAGACCCTTGATCGATCGTCTGACGAGCTTCTATCAAGACTATTCCAAGGTAATCCTTACCTACGAGTGGGTTCGGCTCTTCACCTTCGCCGGCCTGAAGGGCTTGGATTTCAACACCCGTTACCTCAACCTTCTTAACTCACGAATCTTCAGGCTGGTCATCGCCGAACTAAGATCCGAGTTCGGTCGTCCCGGCATTGATGTTCTCGACGTCACCGAAATGGAGGTCGAAGCGATCTGGAGCTTGCACGCAAGCATTTTTTACCTCGGCGTGCGCAAGCATATTTATCACATGCCCGTCCATGACATCCCGGCCATAGTATCGATGCAAGTTTCGATATTCCTGAACGGCGTAGACGCGATCATAGGAAAGGAAAACTAG
- a CDS encoding amidohydrolase family protein yields MIVDMHNHIIPQASINRLLADVETFGVAIDADAGRIAHREGFAYPLFREFIDPIEKLRQLDERGFDKAVISPSPTLFFYRAEARRNVEFVRQLNEDIAAFAAQGEGRLLGMGTLPMQSPEDSVAELDYLVDHLGIRSVMIGTHIDGVQLSAPQFRPVLKHAADRGVFVLLHPYYFGSKPGLEDYYLTNLIGNPLDTAVAAAHLIFSGVMEELPKLKICLSHGGGFIPYQVGRLVHGQLVRKEAQTTRLSAKQLLRRFYFDTITHDVQALKFLLDLVGPEQVLLGTDIPFDMADLAPMSALNAIEGLSDTARSLVAGGNALRLIAA; encoded by the coding sequence ATGATCGTAGATATGCATAACCACATCATTCCTCAGGCGTCGATCAACAGGCTTCTCGCCGACGTTGAAACGTTCGGCGTTGCCATTGACGCGGACGCTGGACGGATCGCGCATCGCGAAGGATTTGCCTACCCGCTGTTCCGGGAGTTTATCGATCCAATTGAAAAGCTCCGCCAGCTAGACGAGCGCGGGTTTGACAAGGCTGTCATCTCACCATCGCCGACCCTCTTCTTCTATCGCGCGGAGGCCCGTCGAAACGTCGAGTTCGTGCGGCAACTGAATGAGGACATCGCGGCTTTCGCAGCGCAGGGAGAGGGCCGCTTGTTGGGGATGGGCACGCTGCCGATGCAGTCGCCCGAGGACAGTGTTGCCGAACTGGATTATCTTGTCGACCATCTCGGTATCCGATCAGTCATGATCGGTACGCACATTGACGGCGTGCAACTTTCGGCGCCACAATTCCGTCCAGTCCTCAAGCATGCAGCTGATCGTGGCGTCTTTGTCCTTCTCCACCCGTACTATTTTGGTTCGAAACCGGGTCTCGAAGACTACTACCTTACAAATCTCATCGGTAACCCGTTGGATACTGCTGTCGCCGCCGCTCACTTGATTTTCAGCGGAGTTATGGAAGAGCTGCCGAAGCTGAAGATTTGCCTCTCGCACGGCGGTGGGTTTATTCCGTACCAGGTTGGCAGACTTGTCCATGGCCAGTTAGTCCGCAAGGAAGCGCAGACAACGCGTCTGTCTGCCAAGCAACTGCTCCGCAGATTCTATTTCGACACGATCACTCACGACGTCCAAGCCCTCAAATTCCTGCTGGATCTCGTCGGTCCGGAGCAGGTTCTGCTCGGCACGGACATCCCGTTCGACATGGCCGATCTCGCCCCGATGAGCGCGCTCAATGCCATCGAAGGGCTGTCGGATACGGCGCGCTCCCTCGTCGCCGGGGGAAATGCGCTTCGCCTCATTGCTGCTTGA